A genomic segment from Aegilops tauschii subsp. strangulata cultivar AL8/78 chromosome 1, Aet v6.0, whole genome shotgun sequence encodes:
- the LOC109762902 gene encoding transcription factor WRKY45-1: protein MAMRPKSEMSPPPSDQRTAVIEELRKGAQLAECLRQQLELIPELGRRNAALANASNISAALVSSVSMLQSDREQYSCSSDARAASYAAGASGAGGRGGSGARSGAIARTRKARHRQGIHGEELPFKVTLTETPENDGFHWRKYGEKKILNAVFPRSYYRCGYSDEHRCPAKKVVQQQNNNDPPVFMVTLMNDHTCSSLFPANDQPPSSSNSATANSQVLDFTKASLSSAVGVSRLKKEEDAGMSVTVPSYTYDELASYSSLPLLSPKEWEMEMEIKSLFSHHSGGGT from the exons ATGGCGATGCGGCCCAAGTCCGAGATGTCGCCTCCGCCCTCCGACCAGAGGACCGCCGTCATCGAGGAGTTGAGGAAGGGCGCCCAGCTGGCTGAATGCCTCCGGCAACAGCTGGAGCTCATCCCGGAGCTCGGTCGCCGCAACGCCGCGCTGGCCAACGCGAGCAACATCTCCGCGGCCCTAGTGTCGTCCGTCTCCATGCTGCAGTCCGACAGAGAGCAGTACAGCTGCTCCTCCGACGCCAGGGCGGCGTCCTATGCTGCCGGTGCCTCCGGTGCCGGTGGCAGAGGCGGCAGCGGGGCACGAAGTGGAGCCATTGCCCGCACCAGAAAAGCGAGGCACCGGCAAGGCATCCATGGCGAGGAGCTTCCATT CAAGGTGACACTAACTGAGACACCAGAAAATGATGGGTTCCACTGGAGGAAATATGGCGAGAAGAAGATCCTGAATGCTGTTTTTCCGAG GTCATACTACAGATGCGGATACAGCGACGAGCACAGGTGCCCGGCAAAGAAAGTGGTGCAGCAGCAAAACAACAACGACCCTCCCGTGTTCATGGTCACCCTGATGAACGACCACACATGCAGCAGTTTGTTCCCTGCTAATGATCAACCACCCAGCAGCTCAAACAGTGCTACAGCTAACTCACAAGTGCTTGACTTCACCAAAGCATCGCTCTCTTCAGCTGTTGGTGTCTCGAGGTTGAAGAAAGAGGAAGATGCAGGAATGTCGGTGACCGTGCCTAGCTACACGTATGATGAGCTGGCTTCTTATTCCTCGCTGCCGTTGCTCTCGCCAAAGGAGtgggagatggagatggagatcaagTCACTTTTTAGCCATCACTCGGGAGGTGGTACTTAG